The following are encoded in a window of Fibrobacter sp. UWB2 genomic DNA:
- the rplM gene encoding 50S ribosomal protein L13 yields the protein MKTITVNPKTVSRKWKLVDAADKPMGRVASEVARLLMGKHKAIYSPNVDTGDFVVVINAEKVAVSGNKALQKQYFHHTGHIAGERWINFADLLAKNPTAPLEAAIWGMLPHSALGHKMIKKLKIFAGAEHPFAAQKPEVVEL from the coding sequence ATGAAGACCATTACGGTAAACCCGAAGACTGTCTCCCGCAAGTGGAAGCTTGTGGATGCAGCTGACAAGCCGATGGGACGCGTTGCAAGCGAAGTTGCTCGTCTCCTCATGGGCAAGCACAAGGCCATCTATTCCCCGAACGTCGACACTGGCGACTTCGTGGTTGTTATCAACGCTGAAAAGGTTGCCGTTTCTGGCAACAAGGCTCTCCAGAAGCAGTATTTCCACCACACTGGCCACATCGCCGGTGAACGTTGGATCAACTTTGCTGACCTCTTGGCAAAGAACCCGACTGCTCCGCTCGAAGCTGCCATTTGGGGCATGCTCCCGCACAGCGCTCTTGGCCACAAGATGATCAAGAAGCTCAAGATTTTTGCAGGTGCCGAACATCCGTTCGCTGCCCAGAAACCCGAAGTCGTAGAACTTTAA
- a CDS encoding hemolysin family protein: protein MFEIVITVLACLGASAFCSVTEASFYSVPPSTVEVLERQKKFTARYLKHVKDNIDRYIASVLVVNTVANTVGASLATALAVKRLSPSAAMLLPVILTILILLFGEITPKTLGVKQAKVCAPLVAVPFYYITKILSWTGIIWLCLTLTKHWTHEDKEKKDVSIEDINSLVSLGLREDVIDRQQALVIKNILSLKSLPVRRVMTPRQVVFTLPADSTIGETLDERGNWPFSRVPLYDGKKDNWIGIVLRRDAYNQLAEGHRDVKLRQLMRPMQLVPDSLMTDKLLLRFLKQRGHMVGVVDEFGAIAGIVSLEDVLEEILGREIVDEFDVAVNLQETARRKSKALASMRKEKSRQ from the coding sequence ATGTTCGAAATTGTAATTACTGTTCTTGCTTGTCTTGGTGCTTCGGCGTTCTGCTCTGTGACCGAAGCTTCGTTCTACAGCGTCCCGCCTTCAACGGTGGAAGTCCTGGAGCGACAAAAGAAATTTACCGCGCGTTACCTGAAGCATGTGAAGGATAACATTGACCGCTACATTGCTTCGGTGCTTGTGGTGAATACGGTTGCAAATACGGTGGGCGCGTCCTTGGCGACAGCCTTGGCGGTGAAGCGCTTGTCGCCTTCGGCGGCGATGCTCTTGCCGGTGATACTCACGATTCTCATTTTGCTCTTTGGCGAAATCACTCCCAAGACGCTCGGTGTGAAGCAGGCGAAAGTCTGTGCGCCGCTTGTGGCTGTGCCGTTTTATTATATCACGAAAATCCTCAGCTGGACGGGAATCATCTGGCTTTGCCTCACGCTGACCAAGCACTGGACGCACGAAGACAAAGAAAAGAAGGACGTGAGCATCGAGGACATTAACAGCCTTGTGAGTCTCGGGCTTCGCGAAGATGTGATTGACCGCCAGCAGGCTCTTGTCATCAAGAACATCCTTTCGCTCAAGTCGCTCCCGGTGCGCCGCGTGATGACGCCGCGACAGGTCGTGTTTACGCTCCCTGCCGACAGTACGATTGGAGAGACTCTTGACGAGCGCGGCAACTGGCCGTTTTCGCGTGTGCCGCTTTACGATGGTAAAAAGGACAATTGGATTGGGATTGTGCTCCGCCGCGATGCATACAACCAGCTTGCCGAAGGCCACCGCGATGTGAAACTCCGCCAGCTCATGCGCCCGATGCAGCTTGTGCCGGATAGCCTTATGACTGACAAGTTGTTGTTGCGATTCCTCAAACAGCGCGGACACATGGTGGGTGTTGTTGACGAGTTTGGAGCGATTGCGGGCATCGTGAGTCTCGAAGACGTGCTCGAAGAAATCCTCGGTCGCGAAATCGTCGATGAATTTGATGTGGCTGTGAACCTCCAGGAAACCGCCCGCCGCAAGTCCAAGGCGCTCGCCTCCATGCGCAAGGAGAAAAGTAGACAGTAA